The Petrotoga olearia DSM 13574 genome has a window encoding:
- a CDS encoding ABC transporter ATP-binding protein: MNDILNVKNLKVYYYTRKGVVKGLDDVSFSLREGETLGLVGESGCGKTTLGMGLLRMPNPPGKIVSGEINIDGENIVPLKESVLRKRVRWEKISMVFQGAMNSLTPVYTIKKQMMETLQTHREMEEEKAFAIIKKYLNQVGLSEDVLKRYPHELSGGMKQRVVIATALFLEPKVVIADEPTTALDVVVQAQIINLLKNLKKDLNLSFIFITHDLATVAEVADRIMVMYAGKIAEIGENYHIYGPQGPAHPYTKGLLGATPRLHKKVEELAFIPGVPPDLLNPPNGCRFHERCPVAFDRCKVEEPPLKEIEPGHFAACWRCFDE, encoded by the coding sequence ATGAATGATATTTTAAATGTTAAAAATTTAAAAGTGTACTATTATACAAGAAAAGGTGTTGTAAAAGGATTAGACGATGTTAGCTTTTCTCTGAGAGAAGGTGAAACATTAGGTCTTGTTGGAGAGTCTGGATGTGGTAAAACGACTTTGGGCATGGGTCTTTTGAGAATGCCTAACCCTCCAGGCAAGATTGTAAGTGGTGAGATTAATATAGATGGAGAAAATATAGTTCCTTTAAAAGAATCAGTTTTACGTAAAAGAGTTAGGTGGGAGAAGATTTCCATGGTTTTTCAAGGGGCCATGAATAGTTTGACTCCAGTTTACACCATTAAAAAACAGATGATGGAAACCCTTCAAACCCATAGGGAAATGGAAGAAGAAAAGGCTTTTGCTATAATTAAAAAATATTTAAATCAGGTGGGTTTGTCGGAGGATGTTTTAAAGAGATATCCTCACGAATTATCAGGTGGTATGAAGCAACGTGTTGTAATTGCCACAGCGTTATTTTTAGAGCCGAAAGTAGTTATAGCCGATGAACCTACTACAGCGTTAGATGTTGTCGTTCAAGCACAAATAATAAACCTTTTGAAAAACCTAAAAAAAGATCTCAATTTGTCTTTTATCTTTATAACCCATGATTTAGCTACCGTAGCGGAAGTTGCCGACAGGATAATGGTGATGTATGCAGGTAAGATTGCTGAAATTGGAGAAAATTATCATATTTATGGACCACAGGGTCCAGCACATCCATATACTAAAGGTTTACTGGGAGCTACACCTCGTTTACATAAAAAAGTTGAAGAGCTTGCTTTTATACCCGGTGTCCCACCTGATTTGCTCAATCCACCTAATGGATGTAGATTCCATGAGCGTTGCCCGGTTGCTTTCGATAGATGTAAAGTAGAAGAACCACCATTAAAGGAAATTGAACCCGGGCATTTTGCGGCTTGCTGGAGGTGTTTTGATGAGTGA